Part of the Pelmatolapia mariae isolate MD_Pm_ZW linkage group LG3_W, Pm_UMD_F_2, whole genome shotgun sequence genome is shown below.
TTGCCCAAGTATtcatgaaaataataatttttcaaAACTATTTAGTAAAATTGATCCTCTTAATGTGTGTTCTCTATCTATTCATGTGTGGCTGTCACAAGACTCTCCATACCTCAGAGTTTCCAGTCTCCAGCTTGGATCACTCATTCCAGCTAAAAGCCGTTGCATCCCGAAGCCTCTTGAGTGATTGTAACTCAGATCCAGCTCtttcagatgggaggggttggagctgATAGCTGATGCAAGAGAAGTGCAGCCTTcttctgtgatcagacagcctgacaaaCTAGAGTCCCAACAAATTTAACAGATTTTCagaactgtcaaatatggtaaaatgtttttaacgtttttttgaaaaaataattatactATACTTATAATAACTGAGAAAGAGAGTAAGCTATAACCATGTCTTTCCTAtctaaatgtaaatttaaaaagctCTTGatctgacctgagagtttccagtgtacACTGAGGACTTTCAAGCCCCACTGAGAGAAACTTCACGCCTGAATCCTGCAGAttgttgttactcaggtccagctcttttAGACTGCAAGACTGGGAACAGAGGACTGTGGAAAGAGCTTCACATGTTCTTTCTGAAAGGTTGCAGCAACTTAGCCTAAAGAGACAAACAACATACAAAAggtgttttactttttctttagttATAAGCTACTttgtatcatttttattcataaatAAATGCTATCTATGTACTTACAGAGCTTTTTTAGAGGCTTTCACAACTGGCAACAGattcagaagagcctcctctgaagcagagtattttcTCAAGTCAAATACATCCAGATCttcttctgatgacagtaagatgaagaccagagctgaccactgagcaggagacagtttatctgtggagagacttcctgatctcagaGACTGTTGGATCTCTTTCattagagaacgatcattcagttcattcaaacaGTGGAAAAGATTGAtacttttctctgcagacagattttcACTGAGTTTCTCCTTGATGTACTGaactgtttcctgattggtctgtgagctacttcctgtctgtatcAGCAGACCTTGAAGGAGAGACTGACTGGtgtgcagtgaaagacccaggaggaagcggaggaacaagtccaggtgtccatttggactctgtaacgCCTTATTCACAGCACTTTGATAGAAATGTGTCTCTGTAAAGTATCTTGGTTTTGACCTCTTGGAGGTTGGTTGTTGTCcttccagcagattgagtccagagtggatgaaggtcagatggacatgaagagcagccagaaactcctgaacactcagatggatgaagcagaacaccttgtcctggtacagtcctctctcctctttaaagatctgtgtgaacactcctgagtacactgaggctgctctgatatcgatgccacactctgtcaggtctgattcatagaagatcaggtttcctttctgcagctgatcaaaagccagttttcccaaagactcaatcatcttcctgctctctggactccagtgtggatctgtctcagctcctccatcatacttgaccttcttcactttggcctgaaccaccaggaagtggatgtacatctcagtcagggtcttgggcagctgtcttccctctctggttttcagcacatcctccagaactgtagcagtgatccagcagaagactgggatgtggcacatgatgtggaggcttcgtgatgtcttgatatgggagatgatcctgctggcctgctccttatctctgaatctcttcctgaagtactcctccttctgtgggtcagtgaaccctctgacctctgtcaccaggCCAACACAGTCAgcagggatctgattggctgctgcaggtcgtgtggttatccagaggcgagcagagggaagcagtttccccctgatgaggtttatcagcagcacatccactgaggtggactttctagggtcagttaggattgtagttttgtggaagtccagaggaagtcgacactcatccagaccatcaaagatgaacacaacctggaagtcttcaaagctgcagattcctgcttctttggtttcagtaaagaagtgatgaacaagttccaccaagctgaacttttcctctttcagcacattcagctctctgaaagtgaatggaaatatgaactggatgtcctggttggctttgtcttcagcccagtccagggtgtatttctgtgttaagactgttttcccaatgccagccactccctttgtcagcactgttctgattggttcatctcttccaggtgaggctttaaagatgtcttcttgtctgattgttgtttctggtctgtctgttttcctggatgctgtttcaatctgtctgacctcatgttcatcattgacctctgcagtccctccctctgtgatgtagagctctgtgtagatctgattcagaagggttgggcttcctgctttagcgattccctcaaacacacactggaacttcttcttcagtgcaGATTTAAGGTTTTGCTGGCAAACTCTGCTGGGAGTTCCTAAAAGAACAGCAGACCAAGAATACCAACTAAATATTTAGAAGGTTCAGGCAACAATTTCATGCCCTAAATCATTAGCATTTCAACACATGTGGGTCCCTCTTTTGATACATTAGTAAATGTTCCAGTTACTCAGCAAAAGAAAATCTTTAGAGAAATCCTCACTGTTCTTCAGACGGTCGACCAGatcctcctgcttcattcttCTTAGGAAGTTTACTGTGATTTTCAGAACTGCCTCTCTGTTGCTCCTCCATTGCTCTTCGTCTTCACAATGCAATACTGCTTCATCCTCCATCTCACTGCCTTCATAATCTGTAGtcagaaccttctggatcttcttcagctcgttcttcacaaaagtgatgatgttgtcctccagcagctgaaaCAGAATATTTTATGAATGAGccaatcagactgaaatcatggagccaaacatcagatccatgttagacacactgacaatccactggtctacaaagagcagcatggagatgattgtgaacagaatagatgtaaaagtagttgttgtacatgtacagaccataaatatggagtccagctgtgtttgatgctgctgggcagactgaccactgggaacctctgagctctgctggtccactctgtggaggaatcaTGAACAATTATATTACACTATCTTTCCACATACACATCCAGCCACGTAAAATGGTCACCTGGTTATTAATGTGCCATTTACGCTTTCAAATAAGTTAGTCATGCCTGCTTACTCAAGTTGTGGCTAATCTCAGTTTAAcacttttgtgatttgtttaaatttaaaaatttgtAGTGTGAAAGGGACTGTCCACTTGTCTCATGTGCAGAATCTATTTAGTTAGTTAAGCAATTGTAATTGCAAATGGACAGAATTAACCTCGTCTTAATGAGCGACTATGCAAACAGCGCTCCCTGCACCTACAGACAATCattctttttaaaacaatgcAATTAGAAGGTTATTCACAGCtgatatattttacatattttctaTATCGTTTTGTGCAGTCAAAGCAACACCATCATATTATAACACTCTCAACCTGAATGTAGGGAAAACCACAACATGTTTAtatgaaactgcagtgtgttATTTTCATAGTCTCTGGtgcattatgttcagttttCTCCACCCCCTGCTCGTTAGTTGATTCCATTCACCTGCACCTTGTTTGCCAGCTGTCTCTTTCTCTAATTATCTCATGTGTATCTAAATCCTCATTTTTCTCATTTCCTTGTCCGGTTGTACCGTTTGAGTCTCACATGCTTCCTGCTTGAAACCAGTTTTGAAACTTCTGTGAAACTTCCTGAATAAATGCCAATGATATGTTTCTTcctttaataaaattaatcacAAAAGTTTTTTAAGATTTCAGTAGTTTTTAAAAGTATGCAGCCCAGCGTATGTTACTAAAACTGGTGTTAAAGGCATCTCTAAGGGTTTCGTTTCAAACTGAGAAGCTTATCTGGAGTTTTAGAGATCTCGTTCTTTGCATAATAAATTTTACTCAACTAATTGCCACTTTATGTTTAATGGTTGTAAATGCTCCGTCTGCACTGATATGTTCATACTTTAGAGAAGTTCTGCCAGAAGATCATACAAAGGCTGTCATGACTACTTTTCATATGTTATATCTGAGTTTTATGAACCTTTGTGTAATGTTTGGTATCTGAAGAACAAACTTGTGACTGTGTTGCTCAAACTGTAGTTCCTCTACTTGATTTCATGTCTCGCTGTTATGTGAAATAACACATACACTATGGCCTGtaaaaatggcctgtatttgtatagcaccttactagtccctaaggaccccaaagtgctttacacgttcagtcatccacccattcacacacatattcacacacactACACTAACACTGCTCTTCAGATTATTCTTTACCCTGAGCTGTTTTTAGTATACCATAAATACCTACTTACACCTCAGTACAGAGCAAACAGCCACTTAATGAGACGGTACTGATGGAAAACGTACCTCCTTCGTTTCCCTGGTCTTAAGTGTATAACGTTTTTGAAAAATAGTGGTGGCTCCATGGATGCATCACTCTTCACAGACTCACAGCTACGTGTCTGTTTGGAGACAGTTCTTTGACAGATCCTGGTAAGCAAAAAATGAGCCATCCCAGAGGAAATTAGATCATAAATGTACACAGTTTAAAAATTAATAaccattaaatgttaaaaacaatcCAGAATCCTGAGAGTAGACCGAGATGCATAAAAGgcctttttgtagttttgctccAAAATATTTCTTCTAGATCTACTAGATGAACTCATCTGCTGCCATTATTATTAAGAGTTCTGCCTCAGAGCTTTAACCACCTCTGAGCAGTGTTTTGGTGTCTGTTACTTATGAGTCGGTTACTTAAACCGGACTTCCAAAATCTGATTTCAGGTGTCACTGCTACGTGAAGTTGCACGTCCCACTAACACTCACATTAATCTTTACAACCATTTTAGGTCTAAATATCAGCTTAAACCCGAGTACAGGGAACCAGGTAATTATAGCGACAATGGACGGTCTGGGAGAGCTCACCTCTTTGGTTTTCCTGATCTAAAGGTTGATGCTGGTTTCTTGAAGAATAGCGGTGGCTCCATGGAGGCGTCACTCTTCATAGACACACAGCTGTGATCAGGTTCACAGCAGCCTGGTCTGTCATGTCTGCCAGATAAAGAAGTAGACCACCAAGAACAAgtttattcaattcagttttgttgacatagcgccaaatcagtcgcctcaaggtgctttatgttgtaaggtagacccaacaataatacatacagagagtTTACTAACTCACTCAGAAGACACATAATAACATAAATGTTCATCATACATAAAAATGTcctctgctgtttctgctgGACTGAACTAAAATGCCACATGACGTCTTGGATGATTCTGAAGATGAGGACACATGAGGAAGAAGATGACCTGATGTTTACTTACACTGTCTCTGAAATAATCTGCTTTTTGAAGAACAGTGGAGGCTCCATGGACTGATTACtctttaaggacacacagctgggaTCAGGTTCAGGATAGTCTGATGGTCTGAGGCGGATCGCAGCAGACAGAAAGATTAAGTCCCAGGATCAAGATTAagattttaattaaaacatatttttgtgttcagaaaatgcagaaaaacatgCAACCACATtataaacaacaacaattcTGAATGatttacaaaaaatatttgagTCATTTCTCCTCATTACTCTGTTATTAATCCTTCTGCTTTCTGAACTGTGAACCATGACGCTGCCCTACAGATGGACCCACACACTGTTTTCACTGTTCTCTCCAAAGTCATAGGAAATATAATGATCTCCTCAAATCATCTCACATAAATACAAACAGTTATTTTCTTCTGCAGCCTCATTTAAACCCTTCATCCTCTAACTCTTTGCTGTCAGTCAGACTAAAGTTGATCACGGAGTTGATAAACTGTCGTGATTAGATTTCTTATTTTGTTCACACATTTATCTGCAGGCTGAAGCTGCTGACTGATTCTGATGCACAGCTTTATATCTATGTAAGAACACATAAAGCTGACATGCTGTAGATACACAAACCTAGTGAAAAGTAACACTGAACACACGAATGTGGCATTAAGGACTCAGTTCCAGCTTACATGTCTGGAGCAAAGAACAGTGGAGGCTCTCTGGACTGATTACTCCTCAGAGACACACAGCTGGATTCAGAAAACCTCTGGAGGACATGAGGCCAACAGGTTCTCCCACTGACTCTGACAGACATGGAGAGAAAATCATGTTAAATCATTGTTCACAGAAGATTCTCTCTCCACAGACATCTGACCTGTAGGAGGTCTCTTCATGTTagaagggagttcttcctccccactttCACCAAGAGCTGCTCACAGATGATTATCATTGGCACTTCTCTCTAATATTGAACATCTTTACCTTATGAGTGAGATAACTATGATAACTGGTGTTACATTAGTAAATATACATTTCTTTCATTCTAAAACTCATTTGTGTTATGATTCATGTAAAATTGCTCCTAAATGTTAGAAATAATGAGTATTTATATACTTTACCCTTTTTCCTTCACCTGCAGGCCTCTCCAGCCTCCAGCTCGTATTACtcagaaaaaagttatattaaGAAATTGGCCTAAATATTTAAgaattatctttatttttttaaaatttgctcTTTGAGCCACTTGTTTGGTCGACTTGTAAtgtatttgttgatgtttgATGCTAGAAAAATAACCAGGatacaataagaataagaagAATAAGGGATTCATTATTTACAGCTTTGATTTGTGGTTGAATGATTTATTTCACAACCAGATCAAACCTCTAAACTATCCTCTCATGTTCTTGTGGAGCCTGGCTGTGTTTATCACACCCTGCATGTTTCACTGCGTTATGAGAACCTGGTTATATGTTCCCACACACTACAAGATGGATCCAGCATGTGTTTATTGGAGCTTTGAGTGTGACCatgtgctgagctgtgacatggagaagagtcatggacagttagagatggtcatctcacctctgagctttggtctggctctcatgttccccacacagagtgcttttagagggagggactccctcctctctgtcctcacactgatccatgctgctcacatcagctcacacacactttctaccttcacctgcagaggaaacacaaatcattcatgtgcacatcaactgaaatcctcctttccatcatgtgtgctgtccaaatatcagctgcttctttcctgcttcatctcagtgtcagctgaatgcagtcagacagcagtgtgaggcagaggaagctgccatcagctgctctactTCTATTTAAAGATTTTACTGATATCTGTGCCATTATCATATTTGTTTATTGATCTGActcttgaaaaattatattcCCAGTTTTATATGACTATTAcactttatattatatttatcagTCTCAGGTCTGTCCGAGTTACAAACGTTACAAGTGTCGTAACAACCGTCCTTACAGTCAAGATGACTTCCTGTTACAGGAGAACAGCCAGTGTGACGCAGTATTTTTAATCGCAGGTCATTATGTGTAATCCACATAAGTCCTATTTATAACAAGTAATAATTGAGTCCGTCTTTCCCGCTGGCAGCACTGTGAAGATAAAGTTCCCGTCCGGAGCTCAGAGTCTCTACATTCTGGTCTTGTGCCAAACGCGATCGCACAAACTAACACAATATGGCGAACACGGCCTCGTTGTGGTGCCGTATTCACAGTCTGAGCTTCGAGTCCGTTACCGTGAACTAATCTGCACACAGGGAAACATTACAAACATTACTGACTCCTTGCATTACCTTAACATGTAGCTTCACACGGAGACGGTCCACTGACACAAAGTTCAGGGGAAAAAAGTAATGAACACGGAAACACCCGAGCAGCTGCTGTTCACCGAGACTGTCTCATATTACAAGAGAGAGCCGCACCTCTACGTCCACACGCACACGGGTGTTTATGAAAACGGGGACTTTCCGTTATTAAAATCTCTCCGCCCACATGTAAACGccaaaaacaaagtcaaacGCTGGCAAGAACGTGCCAAATCCTAACCGAGGAGTAATGTTGGTTTATCAGGAGCTTGGAGGGCAGGGACGGGGGGGGCACAGGGTTTTGTACTTctgaagtttgtgtttttctcgAAAGGAagctaattttttatttttcaactgccttcaatctttcaaatgttaataactAAAGACAGTATTATGGCTGTTGTAGACTCACAACTTAGGAATGAACAAAATGCATAtagccagtagcggttttagatacgggcgacacgggcggttgcccggggcggcatcacgggcatcggcaaaaaaaaaaaaaattctcgtactcatgctgccccgacatcagccagcgcatactgggaatggcataggcaccgattggttttctatcgcccatttgctgggagtaagggcgccctccgtttgcgaggtgcgtctgctgcttgcggcacagggaggagagggcggggcggcgggggattctctggagctggagcagcatctaataaccaactcgcaaaataaaacaaaataaaaacaaaccaacaacaggaaaacaccagacatcatgatacagacttataatttgcaccgatgttttttttcaaaattctatacgcgaaaagtgagccctcggtgcgcctgcgcgctgctgaagtcaaagtaaactttattgtcatctccgctacatacagtccagtatatagagacgagacgacgaggctccagttacagcagtgcaagtaaacgaacaataaatataagaagagtaagaaaataaatatacactttaggactcggggtaaagggatcaataacaatttaaaatgtatattttatattttgttgatttaaagtctcacacacaacccgtttttaaagtttaaaaaaagagaaaagaagaagaggagtgtagcgacttccacagtcactagaggccggggattgagcctgcctatttgcctgacgcgctgtcaactttacgcaataatgcgagaggtggaattgcttgcttgtttattaaagtgcttgaaaagtttacagagcaatgtgatcggctcgcgattcaaactcttaaaacatcacagactgtaatgcaacatggggaaactcgttgtgctctGGTCAACagaaactacggctacccagccctgctctctgtcaaaatcaaaccagtgaaagacagactgacaacgccctcttaatgtcaccgctagcacccacgtgactcccgttacacatcaccatagcaaccaaacaaatgaaaaacccAGTGataattaaaattcaatacatttaattacggctcctacaaggagaaaaagagcaaaagatacaggtaagcagatgtgtcattggataatggcaggtcatgtatcctaaaacattaagaatcagaatactttattaatccctaaggaaattatgtgggttacagttgctccaagaagaaatggtaaaaatagtaacagtaacagactaaactccaaacaatatatacaataatataatattaattagtcagtgtcaattgttgatttgtcctgttcttattgtatgacgaattatgatgtctgtttagtagccgtttgcatactatgcatactctcactctcttcatatgtgagtgtgtgtgtgtgtgtgtgggggggggggggggggcgccagagggagtgttcgcccagggcgccaaataggctaggaccgccactgcatACAGCATACGTAACATTAGCAGCAACAGGATTCTGTCTATgtgccattgtagaaattcatctcatTGTGGCGAAGGAGGAATAACCAGTAAAGGAATGCtgacaacgccacctggggAGGGAGTTACCCCGGGAAAGATTTCTAAAGCCAATGTGGATGTTATACTAGCTACCAAAGCCCTCAGGCTCGTTATTAACAGCATAGGTGAGGTTAAAGGCTTCTGAAGATTAGGACTCAGATTGATCCGGAGGAGCGGTGCATCAGTAAAACCACACCACCCTGAAATTTGTGTGTAACAGCTGGCCTGTGCAATGCGCAATAAACACAACATATTATTTACTGTCAGATCATAATATCAGATAATACCACAATGTAACATCCAGGCATTCATCTAACACAGTTTCATTAAAAGTTGCATTTTCACagatatttcacttttatttgttGTAGATGCAGCAGCGAGAGTGACTTGCCTCTAAACACTCAGCGTGAGGACTGAGGGAAGAGTTTTACACTGCACTGCGCTCACAGCTTGTAGCCCATTAACACTCATTCGAATAACAAATCCCACTTATATAGCTATAACAAAGCCTCAACGGGCATGGATTTAATGCAGTTTGCAGCAAATTGTGTGCCATAAATGTCTAATTCAtgagaaagaaaggaaatgacagtgtttgttttaatcCAAAGGAAAACTGGAGAAATGAGAaggagacaggaggaggagagaagaatCAAACATTTCACATGTCAGATTTGATCACCGGGATACACAGCACACTTCATTTTAGGGGAAACACTGTAACATTCATGTTGTGTTACAGTGTCAAGACTATATGGAAGAAAGAAGACTGATTCAAAACCTCAATTAAAGTGAAACTAGAGTTAAATGATTCCCGAAGTAAAAATTGTCAGGTAATATTTAGATTTCTTAGACAAACACATTTATATGATAGGATCTAATCCTGAAGTGACGTTCTGCTCCataccagttggtggcggtatTGCACCATTCTgttgtttgccaaccgccaataaaatttagaagaagaggaagaagaagaagaaggaaaacgttggaggaaatgtgtttgtttattgtggGACGTGATTCTGTTCAAACCCGGATTATCTTCAGTCTCCTTTGTTCCTGCTTCTCAATGGGCTGAAACTTTGTCACATTCACGGGATGTTGAGTGTTCAGGTCAGTTGTGTGTCTTCCTGACACTGCCCTGTTTACCTCAGTATAAGCTCATGGCGgtgtcttcttttcatttttcgTTGGTTTTAATTTACGTTTTAAAGTTTCAAGTGCGGTTTAAAAAAACGCTCGATGTATTCAAGGACGCCGGGGATGGTGACTCGTGAATATGAGAATCCATTTTTAGGATGTTTTTAGACTAAAATGTTGCTGTGTGAACGTCACATGTCTGTCAACAAGTGCTGCGAATttagaaaaaacatcggtgcaaattataagtctgtatcatcaTTTTTGTGCGTTTGCTGTAGGGCTGTCAACGTTAATGCCGTCATCACGATTAATGTGATTACAAATTTTAAGTGAAAGCATACAGCACATGTTCATGTATATAAAGTTCCCCCTGTGATCAATAAAACTGTTCTCATTCTTACACGTGAGTCCAGGAAGATTTCTACTTAACACAAAGATAAATGTCAAAGTAACAGCAGCAATAATAAACAGGGTTTAATACACTCTGTGGTCTGTAGACTATCGTAATACATTTAGACCGGATTATTTTCCACACTCAGAAACTGCAGATTGTGCCTTAAAACAGCGGCCACGTGGTTATCAGCGCAGGTGCACATTCTGAGTAAAACTGAGAAGATCTACAAggtttgtttttcctcctctttatatttttgggctctttttaaaaaaagtaatgacTTGCTTTGTTAACTTTGTTTAAACTGAGGCAAAAAAGTGATCCGTGTTGATCTGAAACAAAGAATCCTGGAACCACCTTCACTTTCGCTTTACTAATGTTAAGGTGCAGGAATATTTACAGGTTTATAGATGGCAAAAACATCAGTGGTGCAGTTTAACTTCATACTTTTTAGACACATTGCAAATGTAGGGCATAAGTACTTTGCTACTTATTTCACTGTATAAAATTATTTCcatgctaaatactgcattgcTGTTTTTTGTAGCAGTTCTGTAGCAAGAACATGGCTCTATACGTTTATACACATAAATGAAACTGACATTTTCTAGAAAAAAAGTAGAcctatttaaaaagaaaagggggaaaaaactttATATAACATCGGTTCAACAAATTGATACTTTGAAATATTACAGTACTTgtcaaaagtcttgagccaaccctcgtttctttaaaatgttcttgGTAAATGGAAAACGGGTACAGTGGTTCATTGAAATGTGCAGAATAGTCTAAATAATGACTTTATAAAGAACGTCAGTATTTCGTATGACCATCTTAAATTTTTTCCAATAGTCTGAACTTTTActcttcaaatcaaatcacttttattgtcacgtcacatgtgcaggtacactggtacagtacatgcgagtgaaattcttgtgtgcaagcttcacaagcaacagagttgtgcaaaaatacaataacgtaaaacaagcaaaatataggaatggctaaatctgaaagtaataaatatatgtacaatataagagtatatgcattactggatgtgtatactaaatatgtttttctacgtgtgtacGATGTTCACACGTAGATGTTCCTCCTTCAGCTAATCTTTGCTGTTGCCAAACTTAGTTTTTAACTtagttttcttctttgttgtcTGGATTATAATATGCAAtgtgtataggaatttcttttacttgtgtattaatcacattattttattgtataattcaattcaattttatttatacag
Proteins encoded:
- the LOC134624312 gene encoding NACHT, LRR and PYD domains-containing protein 12-like, which codes for MDQCEDREEGVPPSKSTLCGEHESQTKAQRVSGRTCWPHVLQRFSESSCVSLRSNQSREPPLFFAPDIPSDYPEPDPSCVSLKSNQSMEPPLFFKKQIISETVHDRPGCCEPDHSCVSMKSDASMEPPLFFKKPASTFRSGKPKRICQRTVSKQTRSCESVKSDASMEPPLFFKNVIHLRPGKRRRVDQQSSEVPSGQSAQQHQTQLDSIFMLLEDNIITFVKNELKKIQKVLTTDYEGSEMEDEAVLHCEDEEQWRSNREAVLKITVNFLRRMKQEDLVDRLKNRTPSRVCQQNLKSALKKKFQCVFEGIAKAGSPTLLNQIYTELYITEGGTAEVNDEHEVRQIETASRKTDRPETTIRQEDIFKASPGRDEPIRTVLTKGVAGIGKTVLTQKYTLDWAEDKANQDIQFIFPFTFRELNVLKEEKFSLVELVHHFFTETKEAGICSFEDFQVVFIFDGLDECRLPLDFHKTTILTDPRKSTSVDVLLINLIRGKLLPSARLWITTRPAAANQIPADCVGLVTEVRGFTDPQKEEYFRKRFRDKEQASRIISHIKTSRSLHIMCHIPVFCWITATVLEDVLKTREGRQLPKTLTEMYIHFLVVQAKVKKVKYDGGAETDPHWSPESRKMIESLGKLAFDQLQKGNLIFYESDLTECGIDIRAASVYSGVFTQIFKEERGLYQDKVFCFIHLSVQEFLAALHVHLTFIHSGLNLLEGQQPTSKRSKPRYFTETHFYQSAVNKALQSPNGHLDLFLRFLLGLSLHTSQSLLQGLLIQTGSSSQTNQETVQYIKEKLSENLSAEKSINLFHCLNELNDRSLMKEIQQSLRSGSLSTDKLSPAQWSALVFILLSSEEDLDVFDLRKYSASEEALLNLLPVVKASKKALLSCCNLSERTCEALSTVLCSQSCSLKELDLSNNNLQDSGVKFLSVGLESPQCTLETLSLSGCLITEEGCTSLASAISSNPSHLKELDLSYNHSRGFGMQRLLAGMSDPSWRLETLRVEPAAVRWLRPGLRKYSCQLTIDTNTVHTNLQLSENNRKVTHVEEVLSYPYHPDRFDQYPQLLCRDGLTGRCYWEVEWRGMVDISVSYRRIRRKGDRYDCELGFNEHSWSLSCFDHGPHAVWHNKTRTTISSSSSSSVSNRVAVYVDCPAGTLSFYRVSSDTLIHLHTFNTTFTEPLYPGFVFGSNSSVFLCAV